DNA sequence from the Centropristis striata isolate RG_2023a ecotype Rhode Island chromosome 17, C.striata_1.0, whole genome shotgun sequence genome:
CTGTATACAGTGTTGTCCACGGTAGTTATTCGGCTCTCCGCCGCACCAGTAGGAAAATCTTAAAGGGGTACCATCACTCCAGAGCCAAACACCCTCCTGGATTAGAAAATAATAGAGTGGATCAAAATATAATAGATTAATGTAAACTACAGATAACACACTGTAAATAAGACATACTATtaaaacagtagttctcaacctttttgagtcgcgacccccaatttaacatgcatgttgtccgcgacccccactcactgaacgccatctcacacgcacagttcagatcatacaaaaaagaaacaaaatgaccaaaaaagacacaaaatgatcaaaaatagacacaaaattaccaaaaaacgacacaaaatgaccaaaaaagacacaaaatgatcaaaaatagacacaaaattaccaaaagacacaaattgaccaaaaaagacacaaaatgaccaaaaaaagacacacaatgacccaaaaaagaaacaaaatgaccaaaaaagacacaaaatgaccaaaaatagacacaaaattaccaaacaagacacaaaattaccaaaaaagaaacaaaatgactaaaaaagacacaaaattacccaaaaagacacaaattgaacaaaaaagacacaaaataaccaaaaaagacagaaatgaccaaaaaaggaaaccaaatgaccaaaaaagacacaaattgaccacaaaatgatcacaaaaagacacaaaatgacgaaaaaagacacaacatcaccaaaaaagacacaaaatcaccaaaaaagacacaaaattaccaaaaaggcacaaaatgactgaaaaaagacacaaaatgaccaaaaaaaacgtaGTCTGTTTTCAAGCAGGACAAACATGACTGCAGATGTGTCacacaaatgtattttgttgttcAATTTGGAGGGAATACTTGACGTGAACCTTTCAGATTGAccatagaaaaaacaaatatttcagaATGATAAATGGTACCTCTGCAGCATCATAGCCTCCAATCCATGTCTCTGGATGTCCATGAGTTACATCTGTGATCATCCTTTTAATCCCGTGGTACTCCTCAGCTCGATGTACAGAGGCAAGGTTTGCACCCATGGACTGGCAGTTTCTCTACAGCAAAGATAAACAGACAAAGAGAACTGCTTAGAAACAAATAACATGAGTAATGAGACGAGTTAGAAGGAGATGCCAAGTTACCAAATGTGCAAGtccataaaacaaaataaacttaatttagAAGCATTTTGTAGCAAATTGAAGTTATCTCATACCTCAGCGCGAGCCCAGCTCTGGGCTCGTGGGACGTAGAGGAAACAGCGACCATTGATCTTTCTCCAACCACCAGGACAAGATGTTGACCTCTCAACGACTTGATGCTCTCCTGAGTAAGAGAGTTAGAGATAAGTGGGTAATCTTGAGTTTCCAGACAATTATAAAAGGACGTaagaattatgtatttaccttCTTCAGGTTTTTCCAGAGCTTCCTGTACATCCTTCACCTCTGAAAGAGCTGAACAGTTAAACACAACAGTTAGAGTTACAGAACTTGAGTTGATCTGTTTCCTCCCACACATTACTACTCACTAGCAGCGGTGGTCAGCGCCATCACGGCACAGAGAAGTGCAGTCACAGTCAGAGTCTTCATGATGGAGATGATGCAGACGTCTCAGTTGATAATAACCTTCAACAAAGAGAGGCAGACATGTTAGTAATACATGATGAAAtgagagaaacagaagaaaagaggtaaagagagagaaaagcaaagcaaacctGCTGGAGGAttatcttctcttcttctttctcagtGTCGGTCTGAGTGAGGATGCTGAAGACGACAGAGACCAGCTCTTATATACAGTGAATTATCTTTCCTCCAGTCATAAAATATCATTACAGTACATCACCTTATTCCACCTATGCTGTGCTTAACATCTATAAATGATCATTAGATTAACAGCTGGTCAGTGCATGGAGTGTTGTTTACTTTTAAGGCTGATCTTCCAGGAACTGAGAGGGTGAAGCATGGCAATAAACAGTTTGATAGTAAAGGTGTAGTGTTTGATTCTGGAGAAAGACACGTGGTTGTTCACAGGTTGTCAGATACTGATGCTTTGTGTTGGTAACAATGCTGGAGGCCCAATCCAAGTGTCAGTATTTGTTGATCAACTATATATTTTCTAAAATCACACTTTATAAGTATTACAATTACACCTCCCATGTTTTGTCTATCTGATGCTGTGGCCGACCTACTTGTCTAAGCTTTGAGAAATCAATTAATACCAACATTGTTGTAATATCTTGTCGGTAAGTGAGTGAAATAACACTCCAATGTTAGGCTAAATTTGGGcgagggaaaaactgacatgcaCATTGTCAAAGGGCtccatgacctctgacctcaaactatctgaataaaaatgtgttctatagGAACCTACAAGGCTCCTCTTCACAGACAGGCCCACTTTATGGTTGAGAAATGTTTCTCATGCATCatgaatgtgttattttcaccaaTTGTATGTTAATACTTGTGAATACTGGGGAccctgtgagctgcataaatcaggtaTGACCAGAAAGCTGAggctcttgtggattcaatgagcccaattttcttcatgtgtgatgatgttagtgagtgaaacgtgagctcagtgtataaatgATTGTCACccaatcacataaaaaaaatgcaattctagTAGAAATTTCCGAattgtcaaatgtttttttaactaaatcATAGCATGGATTTTCCGATCGTGTCCCTCAAGTTCTTGGTGTcattatgtgttttgtttttgtggaccATTTTTGATCAATTCTTGAGTAGTCACAAATTCTTAATTTTATTTCTCatatgtgtaacaaatggtctCAACCCCAAATTGCTCTGAGGCCATAATTGAGCATGGGACTATGGATGGATTTATACTGACAGTaagtatattaatattaattctcATGCAGCCAAAATGGTAAATTTAGGACCTAATCTGTGTCACAAATGGCATCAACCCATCacttgctgcaacaacttctgaGACATAATTGGACGAGGGAATGGACCACAGACTATAAAGAAGGAATGACATGTCTCCACTTGGCAACTGTTCAGTATCAATATCAGGCCATGTTTGTTCAGTATTAAAGGAGCTCCGGTAGCAGTTCCAAAGAACAGATACATGAGAATCATTAATATAACCCTTAATCAACATCCTGCTCTACATGACAGTTTTATTACAGTGATTGGATGCAATTCTTTAACACTTTGTGCACCCCTTCAGAAAATGTTCATGTATTACCCTGGgtgaaaaaaatgtccttttccTAAAACGTGctctaaaaatattatatatgaatattttttttcactttcactgcattaaatcttttgaccaacttcagtcctgatcaga
Encoded proteins:
- the LOC131989147 gene encoding ladderlectin-like encodes the protein MKTLTVTALLCAVMALTTAATLSEVKDVQEALEKPEEGEHQVVERSTSCPGGWRKINGRCFLYVPRAQSWARAERNCQSMGANLASVHRAEEYHGIKRMITDVTHGHPETWIGGYDAAEEGVWLWSDGTPLRFSYWCGGEPNNYRGQHCIQINYGDNKCWDDRSCYDHLPSVCAKNI